In the Calditerrivibrio sp. genome, one interval contains:
- a CDS encoding CHAD domain-containing protein — translation MISGYIVAQLTIAQELLSKIHEYTSDETLHDLRVALRRFFTVFNLLKKEDLIPVEIQVLADNLKVLRRETNRLRDLEVFREHVNKIAFDTDFSKRSRDILNTIIDKKIKKEHAVMMEMLQNMELSDKISFLIAHFQKGSILVQLDPHLRRLQKRIKKMLSEDADNERIHRIRVFFKRIRYLIEVIDADSQILHTMKKLQDLLGVFNDYVIGRGIIKEILEEKYNISKDYLYVLGYTELFFVSQCEKLRPVIYEEAKSTLKHIKQFWD, via the coding sequence ATGATATCGGGTTATATAGTTGCGCAGCTGACAATAGCTCAGGAGCTTCTTTCTAAGATTCACGAATATACAAGCGATGAGACCTTACACGATTTAAGGGTTGCTTTAAGGCGTTTTTTTACTGTGTTTAATCTATTGAAAAAGGAGGATCTTATTCCAGTTGAAATACAGGTGTTGGCTGATAATTTAAAAGTTTTAAGGAGGGAGACGAATAGACTGAGGGATCTGGAAGTGTTTAGGGAGCATGTAAACAAAATTGCTTTTGATACAGACTTTTCAAAACGTAGCAGAGATATTTTAAATACCATCATAGACAAAAAGATCAAAAAAGAGCATGCCGTGATGATGGAAATGCTTCAAAATATGGAATTGTCTGATAAAATCAGCTTTTTAATTGCACATTTCCAGAAGGGGAGCATACTTGTACAGTTGGATCCTCATCTTAGGCGGTTACAAAAAAGGATAAAAAAGATGCTATCTGAGGATGCAGATAATGAAAGGATACACAGGATAAGGGTTTTTTTTAAAAGGATCAGGTATCTTATTGAGGTGATTGATGCTGACTCCCAAATTTTACATACGATGAAAAAACTACAGGACCTGCTGGGGGTATTTAATGATTATGTGATTGGAAGGGGGATAATTAAAGAGATATTGGAGGAAAAATATAATATCTCTAAGGATTACCTCTATGTTTTAGGGTATACTGAGCTTTTCTTTGTGAGCCAGTGCGAAAAGCTCAGACCAGTGATCTATGAAGAAGCTAAAAGCACATTAAAACATATCAAACAGTTTTGGGATTAG
- a CDS encoding histidine phosphatase family protein has product MRIYFIRHAIALERKEWDQDDMLRPLTKEGVKRFKSFFKKISKNIKKPDMIISSEAERSKATAKIVSKIFSVDYVIDSRINPGADIMQYKLLIEELEEKEVGTVAIIGHEPDLSNFISFYLSEGSISIKLKKGSFVHVKDKVLYNLVQPDILEK; this is encoded by the coding sequence ATGAGAATTTATTTTATAAGGCATGCTATAGCTTTGGAGAGAAAGGAATGGGATCAGGATGACATGTTAAGACCCCTTACCAAAGAGGGTGTAAAAAGATTTAAAAGCTTTTTTAAAAAGATCAGTAAAAACATAAAAAAACCAGATATGATAATATCTTCCGAAGCAGAGAGGAGTAAGGCTACGGCAAAAATTGTATCAAAGATCTTTTCTGTAGATTATGTTATAGACAGCCGTATAAATCCAGGTGCTGATATAATGCAGTATAAATTGCTGATTGAGGAGCTTGAAGAAAAAGAGGTGGGAACAGTTGCCATCATAGGTCATGAGCCAGATCTAAGCAATTTTATCTCCTTCTATCTATCCGAAGGCTCAATATCCATAAAGCTCAAAAAGGGTTCCTTTGTTCATGTGAAAGATAAAGTGCTATATAATCTTGTTCAGCCAGATATTTTGGAAAAATGA